The region AAGCTCTCTAAAGGCGGCGTGCCGCGTAACGCGCTGTATGCGACGACGGTTATCGCCGGGCTGTGCTTTTTGACCTCCATGTTCGGCAACCAGACGGTCTACCTGTGGCTGCTTAACACCTCCGGGATGACGGGCTTTATCGCCTGGCTTGGCATCGCCATCAGCCATTACCGTTTCCGCCGCGGCTATGTGATGCAGGGCAACGATATCAATAACCTGCCGTACCGTTCCGGTTTCTTCCCGCTGGGCCCGATTTTCGCCTTCGTGCTGTGTCTTATCATCACGCTTGGCCAGAACTATCAGGCATTCCTGGCGGATACCATCGACTGGGCGGCCGTGGCGGCCACTTATATCGGCATCCCGCTGTTCCTGCTGATTTGGTTTGGTTATAAGTTCGCGAAGGGCACCCGTTTTGTGCGTTATCGCGATATGGAATTTCCGGATCATCTGAAGAAATAAGAAAAGGGCGCGCAAGCGCCCTTTTTTATTACGGCGGGTTTGATGGCGAGTGCCCTTGACCGGCACGACCTTTAACCCCACCGCGCTCGTCTGTTAACGCAAATGCTTCGCGTGGAAGCGCAAATGCTCTTCAATAAAGGTGGCGATAAAATAATAGCTGTGGTCGTAACCGGGCTGCATACGCAAGGTTAACGGCCAACCGGCCTCGCGCGCGGCTTCATCGAGACGCTCGGGCTGGAGCTGTTCGCCGAAGAACGGATCGCTGTCGCCCTGATCGATAAGCGTCGGGATGGCGTGCGCCGGGTCGGCGTTTTCCATCAGCGCGCAGCTGTCCCACGCCTGCCAGCGCTGCGTATCGTCGCCGAGGTAGGCGCTGAACGCTTTTTTACCCCACGGCACCCCGGCCGGATTCACGATGGGGGCGAACGCCGATACCGAGCGGAAACGCCCCGGATTTTTCAGCGCCATGATAAGCGCGCCGTGGCCGCCCATTGAATGCCCGCTGATGGCCGCTTCTGGCGCGAGCGTAAAGTTCTCTGCCAGCACCTGCGGCAGCTCATTGCTCAGATAATCAAACATTCTGTAATGCGCAGCCCACGGCGCCTCGGTGGCGTTCAGGTAAAAACCGGCGCCTTTGCCGAGGTCATAGCTGGCGTCATCCGCCACATCATCGCCGCGCGGGCTGGTGTCGGGCATCACCAGCGCGAGCCCCAGCTCTGCCGCGACACGCTGCGCGCCCGCTTTGGTGGTGAAGTTCTCATCGGTGCAGGTCAGCCCCGACAGCCACCACACCACCGGCGGCGGGGTCTGCGCGTCGGGCGGTAAAAAAAGGCTGAAGGTCATCGGGCAGTTAAGCACGCGGGAGTCGTGACGCCAGCGCTGTTGTAACCCGCCAAAACAGCGGTGTTCTTCGAGCAGTTCCATAGTGGCTCCTTTTTTTCAAACCCGGATAGTGCAGTTTAAACGCCAGGTGAGCAAGTTTCACTTCACCGGGTGGGCATCATGGCGCATCATATTGATAACTTTATTTTAACAATTGGGGGCGGCGTGGCGCTGCGTATTGCATTAACCGGTTTTCTGTCACTGGTCGTGGCGATGGGGATTGGGCGTTTCGCTTTTACGCCGCAGGTGCCGTTAATGGTGGGCGAAGGCCAGCTGACGCTGACCAGCGCGGGGCTGGTGGCTGCCGCTAACTATCTCGGTTATCTGCTGGGCGCATGGGACGCGATGCGCGCCCGGCGTCATGTGGAGTACCGTCTGCATGCGGGGGTCTGGGGCGCGGTACTATTGACGCTGGTGTCGGCGCTGGCGGACGGCCCGTGGTCGCACGGCGTGGTGCGCTTTGTGATTGGCTGCATGAGCGGCTGGGCGCTTGTGATGGCCGCGGGCTGGACCAATGAACAACTCGCCCATCACGGCAAGCCGGGCCTGAGCGCGGCGGTGTTTGCAGGGCCTGGGGTTGGCATCACGATAAGCGGTCTGTTGGCGGTCTGGATCCAGGGCGCGGCGCTAAACGCGGCGCAGGGCTGGGTGATTTACGGCGTGCTGGCGCTGGCGCTGATTGCGCTTATCGCCCGGTATCTGCCCCGTAAAGGGCAACTGCATCGGGCGGATGCGCCGCCCGCGCCGCTGGCGCTGACGCCCGCGCTGAAACGGCTCGTCTGGAGCTACAGCCTTGCGGGTTACGGCTATATTTTGCCCGCGACGTTTTTATCGCAAATGGCGGCGGCGCGTTTTCCCGGCAGCCTTTTTGCGCAGTTCGTCTGGCCGGTGTTCGGCGCGGCGTCGGTGGTGGGGATTGCGCTCAGCATTCTCTGGCGAACACGCGGCACGGCGCCGCAGCGGCTCGCCGTTGTGCTCTGGCTCCAGGGGCTGGGTGTGCTGGCGGCCGCGCTGCTGCCGGGGCTGTCCGGGCTGGTGGTCGGGTCGCTGCTGGTCGGCGGCGGGTTCCTTTGCGCGGTGCAACTCTCCTTACAATGCGGGCGCGAGCTGGCACCACAGCACACCCGTTACCTGGCGGGGCTGCTCACCACCGGTTACGCGGTGGGGCAACTGG is a window of Cronobacter muytjensii ATCC 51329 DNA encoding:
- the fghA gene encoding S-formylglutathione hydrolase, whose protein sequence is MELLEEHRCFGGLQQRWRHDSRVLNCPMTFSLFLPPDAQTPPPVVWWLSGLTCTDENFTTKAGAQRVAAELGLALVMPDTSPRGDDVADDASYDLGKGAGFYLNATEAPWAAHYRMFDYLSNELPQVLAENFTLAPEAAISGHSMGGHGALIMALKNPGRFRSVSAFAPIVNPAGVPWGKKAFSAYLGDDTQRWQAWDSCALMENADPAHAIPTLIDQGDSDPFFGEQLQPERLDEAAREAGWPLTLRMQPGYDHSYYFIATFIEEHLRFHAKHLR
- a CDS encoding YbfB/YjiJ family MFS transporter — encoded protein: MALRIALTGFLSLVVAMGIGRFAFTPQVPLMVGEGQLTLTSAGLVAAANYLGYLLGAWDAMRARRHVEYRLHAGVWGAVLLTLVSALADGPWSHGVVRFVIGCMSGWALVMAAGWTNEQLAHHGKPGLSAAVFAGPGVGITISGLLAVWIQGAALNAAQGWVIYGVLALALIALIARYLPRKGQLHRADAPPAPLALTPALKRLVWSYSLAGYGYILPATFLSQMAAARFPGSLFAQFVWPVFGAASVVGIALSILWRTRGTAPQRLAVVLWLQGLGVLAAALLPGLSGLVVGSLLVGGGFLCAVQLSLQCGRELAPQHTRYLAGLLTTGYAVGQLVGPVTSALASHFTGRLEPALWLAGAALFVGGALVWRRA